CGTGGACGACTACTGGAGCACCAGCCCTTGTGAAATGGATAACAGTGTTGCACCTTCTCCAAGAAGTCTGTCCTCCATCAGCACCTCGAACCAGACCCTTGATCCTCCTCATAGTGGTGATGGGGAACCAAGCAACCCATCTGAGTTTGTAAATCACGGTAAGTCTGATTGCCTCATGCATTATTTCGTTTAACATATCCGAAACACCTTTGGCTTCTCATTGTGAAGACGTTAATTAGAATATAATGTCATGCAGTGGTAATTTAACTGTTTCTAGAGGTTAGTGGTTTCTTGGGCGTACCTGAAATGTACTTCAGTATGTTAATTTGCACTTCTCTCCTAATACGGGCACATGAATATTGGCTACACGGTAGGTTCATATACCTTGTCGCCTGTAGACATAAACTAAGATGAGTTGTACAAGGCCTTATTTTTGTAGTGAGGTAGTTTTGCAGGCAAAGCATATTGTTATCTCCAATTTGATTCTTACATCATCCCCATATGCTATTTTTTGGGTTTCTATTGTTTGCCAGAAACTATGCTCTTCTAGTGAGTGTTTTGACATGGTCAACCTGGTAAATTCTTGATCTATGACGTATTGATTTGGGATTGGGAACAATACAGTCATTATGTTATGTTGGTCTGGCTACTTTAGTTGACTGCTTGAAACAATTTGCCAGGGCTTACATTTTATCTTGAGTTCTTTTTTAGCTTTGCATTCATGCAGGttctctgttttcctttttgtttatgCTTTTCATTTGAGCAATTTGCTGGGGCAGGCCTTCTTCTGTGGAACCAGACAAGGCAGCAATGGACTGCAAATAAGGGAACTCAGAATCGCACACAAGTTCGTGAACCTAAAATCAGGTGAAATAAGTTTTATCATCAATTATGATGTATTCACTCTGATGAAACAATAAGTATATTATGCAGTTGATAGCTTCTTTGAGTTATTTCTCTGTATGAGATAGGACCTTTGCCCACTAGGACCAAGCAATCACTTCAACCTCTTGTCTAGGATCACACTTATAACTAGTTTCATAAGGTGGAAATTAAGTGGTGATCGTTGGAATTAGCTGTCACATTGCTACAGCTCATATCGTATTTATTCATTACTGATTATggtcttatttaa
This genomic interval from Rhodamnia argentea isolate NSW1041297 chromosome 4, ASM2092103v1, whole genome shotgun sequence contains the following:
- the LOC115743544 gene encoding uncharacterized protein LOC115743544 isoform X6 encodes the protein MHGSRGCLGCFTKPPLGISVNDPSKGQQIQGQAVKKQFIVDDYWSTSPCEMDNSVAPSPRSLSSISTSNQTLDPPHSGDGEPSNPSEFVNHGLLLWNQTRQQWTANKGTQNRTQVREPKISWNATYESLLGTSKPFPQPIPLAEMTDFLVNVWEQEEQEGLYD